Below is a genomic region from Nilaparvata lugens isolate BPH chromosome 3, ASM1435652v1, whole genome shotgun sequence.
gggatgatattctacatccagttctgacgttgaattggaaattgagaaagttgcaatttacACGAATTGGTaaccttgtaatttcttcggatgaagggccaagtctcaacttattttacacagactataagTAGCTGTTGTAATAATATGGCAaagtttgaatataataataataataatttccctggttgttggacgacacatccagaggagtttattcataaattcaggaaCATTACATATTACCACTtgtcaaatttgttgaaattccTATTTTAACTTGTAAAATTTGTTTCGactgtttttcaaattttaaaaagagtGCACTCACTAAACTACCAGTGTTTAATAATCCTAGAacttttatttatagaaaagaataaattaaataaagaaTAACACAGAATCAGTATTTTCTGTGGGAAAGTTTAAATGATAATTCAGGAATGTATAGAatcttttgtgtagttgagaagttgatattgtggtaattattcatattgaatgaaaaagactaagaaattgtcaaaaaccacagatctattgatacttagaaagactggtttcggttattgcaccattgtcaatctctgataaactaaaactaaatacaagggaagcagaatttatactagtaggcgagtactgctattggtcaagggcatggacgcctgccattggcccagctgtCTGGCGCCAATTGGCCAAGGGCATGATCGCCTCCCATTGGCCAGACAgcctgggccaatggcaggcgtccatgcccttgaccaatagcagtactcgcctactagtataaattctgcttcccttgtatttagttttagtttatcagagattgacaatggtgcaataatcgaaaccggtctttctaagtatcaataaatctgtggattttgacaatttcttagtctttttcattcaaaatgtatagaatgtttcatgattattattattattatcatacctgaattttatgaatgtataaaaattatataaatcttttacataaaaaatactataaatttgaaaaatttatataaattttataattttattaaaatttaccTAGATAGGCTACCTAGTCATTCTTATAtcttagtttattttttattccattccTACTTACAATGACGATGTTTTTTACAGGTTACAAAAGATCTACTGGTAGCTTTCGATTTTGATCACACTTTGGTGGATGATAACAGCGACACCGTTGCCAGATCTTTACTTTCTACGAAAAACATTGATTACAGCACGGCTGAAAAGATTTACAAAGACTCCAATTCTTGGACTTCTTATATGATAGAAATCTTCCGTATTATTCACGAAAACTCCATCACTGGTGATGAAATTGTATCAGCCATTCATAGAATCCCTCCTATCGCAGGTATGGAAGAGCTTTTGAAGTATTTGAGCTCACATCGTAGATGCGAAATGATCATAATTTCAGATTCCAATTCAGTTTTCATTGATGAGTGGTTAAAACACAAAAATTTGAGTAATTTTGTTAGAAAAGTATTCACCAATCCGGCATTCTTTGACACAGCTGACCTTCTCAACATTGAACCTTATCAGAATCAGGACTTCTGCAAAATAAGTGAAAGAAATCTCTGCAAAGGTCATGTTTTGGAGACATATATAAGCGATAGACAGAGAGAGaatgtttttttcaatcatttagccTTTGTGGGAGATGGCTCCAACGATCTCTGTCCTTCCCTTAGATTATCACATGGTGACTTTATTTTTCCCAGGGAGAATTATGCTCTTTCTAGAAAGCTTAGTCGGTATGAAGGTGAAATAAAGGCTGATATTCATCCATGGACTACTGGTAATGATGTTCTTGATGTAATTCAAAAGGCATTGACTTCCAAGACTCCTGAAAAAGATTAACaatttaaagttttatagaAACTGTTTATAAAACTTGAGGAGTTCAAAGACGGGttagaaaatgaatatcatGAAAGCAAGAATTACACAACTGTATAATCTAGATTA
It encodes:
- the LOC111063136 gene encoding probable phosphatase phospho2; this translates as MLPLTFLANLRQHYTLGVTLSRKITHFYKYYNSRLTGMEVNDKVTKDLLVAFDFDHTLVDDNSDTVARSLLSTKNIDYSTAEKIYKDSNSWTSYMIEIFRIIHENSITGDEIVSAIHRIPPIAGMEELLKYLSSHRRCEMIIISDSNSVFIDEWLKHKNLSNFVRKVFTNPAFFDTADLLNIEPYQNQDFCKISERNLCKGHVLETYISDRQRENVFFNHLAFVGDGSNDLCPSLRLSHGDFIFPRENYALSRKLSRYEGEIKADIHPWTTGNDVLDVIQKALTSKTPEKD